A single genomic interval of Lathyrus oleraceus cultivar Zhongwan6 chromosome 7, CAAS_Psat_ZW6_1.0, whole genome shotgun sequence harbors:
- the LOC127103565 gene encoding phytanoyl-CoA dioxygenase: MGILSPDQLKSFNSQGFLVIESFATDDEIQTMTKRMEQLVDEFDPSSTASIFSTKNQQKLTDDYFFESAERVSFFFEEKAFGDDGNLKQPKQVSLNKVGHALHEIEPAFKKFSSSEKTSSLMRSLGYKRPVIMQSMYIFKQPGIGGEVVPHQDNSFIYTEPQTCTGLWLALEDATLSNGCLWAIPGSHKNGLVRKFYRDEDGVKFDRPSPSYDKKDFVPIEVKAGSLVVIHGNLIHQSFENQSPKSRHAYSLHVVDTDGCKWASENWIRRKVEPEPLYVN, encoded by the exons ATGGGTATACTCAGTCCGGATCAACTCAAATCCTTCAACTCTCAAG GTTTTCTTGTGATTGAATCCTTTGCTACTGATGATGAGATTCAAACCATGACAAAGAGAATGGAACAGTTGGTTGATGAATTCGACCCTTCCTCCACCGCCTCTATTTTCTCCACCAAAAACCAG CAAAAGTTGACAGATGATTATTTTTTCGAGAGTGCTGAAAGAGTTTCGTTCTTCTTCGAGG AGAAAGCATTTGGGGATGATGGTAACTTAAAGCAGCCAAAGCAAGTTTCTCTCAATAAAGTTGGCCATG CACTTCATGAGATTGAGCCTGCATTCAAGAAATTTTCTTCTTCTGAGAAGACTTCAAGTTTGATGCGCTCTTTAGGCTACAAGAGACCGGTAATCATGCAGTCTATGTATATATTTAAG CAACCTGGAATCGGGGGTGAAGTAGTGCCACATCAAGATAACTCGTTTATTTATACTGAACCACAAACGTGCACAGGGCTGTGGCTGGCTTTAGAAGACGCCACCTTATCAAACGGTTGCCTTTGGGCAATTCCTGGATCTCACAAAA ACGGGCTCGTTAGAAAATTCTATAGAGATGAAGACGGTGTTAAATTCGACCGACCATCACCATCTTATGATAAAAAAGATTTTGTTCCTATTGAAGTAAAAGCTGGATCTTTGGTTGTCATCCATGGCAATCTTATCCACCAAAG CTTTGAAAACCAGTCCCCGAAATCAAGACATGCATATAGCTTGCACGTGGTAGATACGGATGGCTGCAAATGGGCATCCGAAAACTG GATCAGACGGAAAGTGGAGCCAGAACCACTCTATGTAAACTAA